A DNA window from Arachis duranensis cultivar V14167 chromosome 3, aradu.V14167.gnm2.J7QH, whole genome shotgun sequence contains the following coding sequences:
- the LOC107482033 gene encoding myosin-binding protein 2 isoform X2, which yields MAANKFATMLHRNTNKITLVLVYAILEWILILLLLLNSLFSYLIIKFADLFGLKRPCMWCTRIDHLIEPAKFNKSLCKDLVCEAHASEISKLGFCSNHHKLAESYHMCEDCSSSSQPNYAKLSQSFGFFPWMKQIGVADDRAIEKTEEPLSCSCCGTNLDSRFYPPCILIKPSLDVLGYSQKQNLLTERGVDTEVDDGDRSDHSRSDEQSTEENRGGDLVFEIDQCSGRRTEEAGESCACSVCDGLDFSLEKGKEAIEEEAEALIVSEEKNDDQACEKNTTSQVDCTEGETTLEIPNKHLEFFIHGDDCRLIPVEFDSAATEDANQSRYKANGEDFILDFDTSADAEAAPVIENWHISGEETVAEFSCQENTKAFKVNEIESIQLQEEEQHLEQDYQDVKIAETTEDLHKDDNAEPNMERRDGESCSDVSTASEDGSQLQGEEFEAEVSIGTEIPDQEQVDEYQSQDIVLDTSQRIQEDPSTSTVSYQVQDHSGHEKLEEFVEFKTMSLEVRMPTVNNHFSESSEIHENEEERVPETPTSVESLHQIHKKLLLLDRKESGTEESLDGSVVSDLECGEVSIEKLKSALKSERKALSTLYAELEEERSASAVAANQTMAMINRLQEEKAAMQMEALQYQRMMEEQSEYDQEALQLLNELMMKREKEKQELEKELEVYRKKVHEYEVREKMLMMSRNGSSIRSRTSSPSCSIAEDSDGLSIDLSHEAKEENGFCSSQQECSNNQNTPVDAVLYLEESLANFEQERLSIIEQLKVLEEKLIILNYEEQEQVHDDTKSTEYLCEENGNGYHDHDVDNHGGQVNGYANGHANGKHHEGIKIMGAKAKSLLPLFDAMSTEEDVELSGDELEFSPMQHISAEKANSDKKKLALEEEVDHVYERLQVLEADREFLKHCISSLRKGDKGLELLQEILQHLRDLRNVELRVRNMGDLAV from the exons atgGCTGCTAACAAGTTTGCAACCATGTTACACAGGAACACCAACAAGATCACCCTTGTTCTTGTCTATGCCATCCTTGAATGGAttctcatcctcctccttctcctcaatTCTCTCTTCTCCTACCTCATCATAAAGTTTGCAGATTTATTTGGCCTCAAGAGACCCTGCATGTGGTGCACCAGAATCGATCATCTCATAGAGCCTGCAAAATTCAACAAGAGTTTATGCAAGGATCTTGTTTGTGAAGCTCATGCCTCTGAGATTTCCAAGCTTGGATTCTGCTCCAACCATCACAAGTTGGCTGAATCATACCACATGTGTGAGGATTGCTCATCTTCATCTCAACCAAATTATGCCAAATTGTCTCAAAGCTTTGGTTTCTTCCCATGGATGAAGCAAATTGGTGTGGCTGATGACAGGGCTATTGAGAAAACAGAGGAGCCTCTGAGTTGTTCTTGTTGTGGCACCAACTTGGACAGCAGATTCTACCCTCCTTGCATTCTGATCAAGCCTTCTCTTGATGTTTTAGGGTATAGCCAGAAGCAGAATTTGCTCACAGAGCGTGGCGTTGACACGGAGGTTGACGATGGCGATCGCTCAGATCACAGCAGATCAGATGAACAGAGCACTGAAGAAAACAGGGGAGGTGACTTGGTTTTTGAGATTGATCAGTGCTCTGGTAGAAGAACAGAGGAAGCAGGGGAGAGTTGTGCTTGTTCTGTTTGTGATGGCTTGGATTTTAGTttagagaaagggaaagaagcCATTGAAGAGGAAGCAGAAGCTTTGATAGTTTCTGAGGAAAAGAATGATGATCAGGCCTGTGAGAAGAACACTACTTCTCAAGTTGATTGCACTGAGGGGGAGACGACTCTGGAAATTCCAAACAAACATCTTGAATTTTTCATTCATGGTGATGATTGCAGGTTGATTCCTGTTGAATTTGACTCTGCTGCCACAGAAGATGCAAATCAAAGTAGGTATAAGGCCAATGGCGAAGATTTTATTCTGGATTTTGACACGAGTGCTGATGCTGAAGCTGCGCCGGTTATTGAGAATTGGCACATTTCTGGGGAGGAAACTGTGGCAGAATTTTCATGCCAAGAGAATACAAAGGCCTTCAAGGTCAATGAGATTGAATCAATTCAATTACAAGAAGAGGAACAACATTTGGAGCAAGATTATCAAGATGTGAAGATTGCTGAAACCACTGAAGATTTGCACAAGGATGATAATGCTGAACCAAACATGGAAAGAAGAGATGGAGAATCATGTTCAGATGTTTCAACAG CGTCTGAAGATGGATCGCAGTTGCAGGGAGAGGAATTTGAAGCAGAAGTGTCCATAGGGACTGAAATTCCTGATCAGGAGCAAGTTGATGAGTATCAAAGCCAAGATATTGTTTTGGATACAAGTCAAAGGATACAAGAAGATCCATCTACTAGCACAGTCAGTTATCAAGTCCAGGATCATAGTG GCCATGAGAAATTAGAAGAATTTGTGGAATTCAAAACCATGTCACTTGAAGTGAGAATGCCAACAGTAAATAACCACTTTTCGGAGTCTTCTGAGATTCATGAGAATGAGGAAGAAAGGGTTCCTGAGACCCCAACTTCAGTGGAGAGTCTGCATCAAATACACAAGAAACTACTACTCCTTGACAGGAAAGAATCTGGAACAGAAGAGTCGTTGGATGGAAGCGTTGTAAGTGATCTAGAATGCGGCGAGGTATCCATTGAGAAGCTAAAATCAGCATTGAAATCAGAAAGGAAGGCTTTAAGCACTCTATATGCAGAActagaagaagagagaagtgcATCTGCCGTGGCGGCAAATCAAACAATGGCAATGATAAATAGGCTTCAAGAAGAGAAAGCAGCAATGCAGATGGAAGCTTTGCAGTATCAGAGAATGATGGAAGAACAATCTGAGTATGATCAAGAGGCATTGCAGCTTCTGAATGAGCTTATGATGAAGAGGGAGAAAGAGAAGCAAGAGCTAGAAAAGGAGCTTGAAGTGTATAGGAAAAAGGTTCATGAATATGAGGTAAGGGAAAAAATGTTGATGATGTCAAGAAATGGTAGCAGTATAAGAAGCAGAACTTCATCTCCCTCTTGCAGCATTGCTGAAGATAGCGATGGATTATCTATCGATTTGAGTCATGAAGCGAAGGAAGAAAATGGATTTTGTAGCAGCCAGCAAGAATGCAGCAACAACCAGAACACACCTGTGGATGCAGTCTTGTATTTGGAGGAATCATTGGCAAACTTTGAACAAGAGAGGCTATCAATTATAGAACAGTTGAAGGTACTGGAAGAGAAGCTTATTATATTGAACTATGAAGAGCAAGAGCAAGTTCATGATGATACAAAATCAACAGAATATCTTTGTGAGGAGAATGGGAATGGATATCATGATCATGATGTTGATAATCATGGAGGTCAGGTAAATGGATATGCAAATGGGCATGCAAATGGTAAGCATCATGAAGGGATAAAAATCATGGGTGCAAAAGCCAAGAGTCTTCTCCCACTTTTTGATGCAATGAGCACAGAAGAAGATGTGGAGTTGAGTGGAGATGAGTTAGAATTTTCTCCCATGCAACACATTTCGGCAGAAAAGGCTAATTCGGATAAGAAAAAGCTTGCTCTAGAAGAGGAAGTGGATCATGTTTATGAGAGACTACAGGTGTTGGAGGCAGATAGAGAGTTTCTAAAGCATTGTATCAGCTCCTTGAGAAAAGGGGACAAAGGGTTAGAGCTTCTTCAAGAAATTCTACAACATCTTCGTGATCTCAGGAATGTGGAACTCAGAGTGAGGAACATGGGAGATCTTGCAGTGTAA
- the LOC107482034 gene encoding cysteine-rich receptor-like protein kinase 43 has translation MDKDKDKSSHSFLHNLIKHIKLGSNKERSNEAEIKQMAAQEQKVFSYETLVAATKNFSALNKLGEGGFGPVYKGKLSDGREVAVKKLSRTSNQGKKEFMNEAKLLARVQHRNVVNLLGYCAHGGEKLLVYEYVPHESLDKLLFKVHKRGELDWKRRLGIITGVAKGLLYLHEDCHHCIIHRDIKASNILLDDKWQPKIADFGMARLFPEDQSQVNTRVAGTNGYMAPEYVMHGQLSAKADVFSYGVLVLELISGQRNSNFNLDVDAQNLLDWAYKLYKKGRNLEMVDSVLASTMEAEQVAMCIQLGLLCTQGDPKLRPDMRRVVVMLSRKPGHMEEPTRPGVPGSRYRRRPRQHTGLSSATPGTSGASDSQTSDSSSNTTSVTATSATTPTATRTRTRTNSGVAESSDSRGKRPMEEG, from the exons ATGGACAAGGATAAGGACAAGTCGTCCCACAGCTTTCTTCATAATCTCATCAAACACATTAAATTGGGTTCCAATAAAG AGCGAAGCAATGAAGCTGAAATAAAGCAAATGGCTGCGCAGGAGCAGAAGGTCTTTTCCTATGAAACGTTAGTTGCAGCTACCAAGAATTTCAGTGCTCTGAATAAGCTTGGTGAGGGAGGCTTTGGACCCGTTTATAAG GGGAAGCTGAGTGATGGGAGAGAGGTTGCAGTAAAAAAGCTATCACGCACTTCAAATCAAGGGAAGAAAGAGTTCATGAATGAGGCCAAATTATTGGCTCGTGTCCAGCACCGGAATGTGGTGAATTTGTTGGGCTATTGTGCCCATGGCGGAGAGAAGCTTCTTGTCTATGAGTATGTTCCTCATGAGAGCCTTGACAAGCTTCTGTTCA AGGTGCACAAGAGGGGGGAGCTAGATTGGAAAAGGAGGCTGGGGATAATAACAGGAGTGGCAAAGGGGCTGCTTTATCTTCACGAAGACTGTCACCATTGCATCATCCACCGCGACATCAAGGCCAGTAACATCTTGCTCGATGACAAATGGCAGCCGAAGATCGCAGACTTTGGCATGGCCCGTCTCTTCCCCGAAGATCAGAGCCAGGTCAATACTCGTGTCGCTGGAACCAA TGGTTATATGGCACCGGAGTATGTAATGCATGGACAGCTGTCCGCCAAGGCTGACGTATTTAGCTATGGAGTGTTGGTGTTGGAGTTGATCAGTGGCCAACGAAACTCTAACTTTAATTTGGATGTGGATGCACAGAATCTACTTGATTGG GCATACAAGCTGTACAAGAAGGGGAGGAACTTGGAAATGGTGGATTCCGTGTTAGCATCCACAATGGAAGCAGAACAAGTAGCAATGTGCATTCAGCTTGGTCTGCTGTGTACTCAGGGTGACCCAAAGCTCCGACCCGACATGAGGCGCGTTGTGGTAATGCTGTCTAGGAAGCCAGGCCACATGGAAGAACCTACCAGACCGGGTGTGCCTGGTTCCAGATACAGGAGACGACCCAGGCAGCATACTGGATTGTCCTCCGCCACTCCTGGTACCTCCGGTGCCTCGGATTCTCAGACTTCTGATTCAAGTAGCAACACAACCAGTGTTACTGCTACTAGTGCTACTACTCCAACTGCAACTAGAACTAGAACAAGAACAAACTCGGGAGTTGCGGAATCATCGGACTCAAGAGGGAAACGACCAATGGAGGAGGGTTAG
- the LOC107482033 gene encoding myosin-binding protein 2 isoform X1: MAANKFATMLHRNTNKITLVLVYAILEWILILLLLLNSLFSYLIIKFADLFGLKRPCMWCTRIDHLIEPAKFNKSLCKDLVCEAHASEISKLGFCSNHHKLAESYHMCEDCSSSSQPNYAKLSQSFGFFPWMKQIGVADDRAIEKTEEPLSCSCCGTNLDSRFYPPCILIKPSLDVLGYSQKQNLLTERGVDTEVDDGDRSDHSRSDEQSTEENRGGDLVFEIDQCSGRRTEEAGESCACSVCDGLDFSLEKGKEAIEEEAEALIVSEEKNDDQACEKNTTSQVDCTEGETTLEIPNKHLEFFIHGDDCRLIPVEFDSAATEDANQSRYKANGEDFILDFDTSADAEAAPVIENWHISGEETVAEFSCQENTKAFKVNEIESIQLQEEEQHLEQDYQDVKIAETTEDLHKDDNAEPNMERRDGESCSDVSTASEDGSQLQGEEFEAEVSIGTEIPDQEQVDEYQSQDIVLDTSQRIQEDPSTSTVSYQVQDHSVGHEKLEEFVEFKTMSLEVRMPTVNNHFSESSEIHENEEERVPETPTSVESLHQIHKKLLLLDRKESGTEESLDGSVVSDLECGEVSIEKLKSALKSERKALSTLYAELEEERSASAVAANQTMAMINRLQEEKAAMQMEALQYQRMMEEQSEYDQEALQLLNELMMKREKEKQELEKELEVYRKKVHEYEVREKMLMMSRNGSSIRSRTSSPSCSIAEDSDGLSIDLSHEAKEENGFCSSQQECSNNQNTPVDAVLYLEESLANFEQERLSIIEQLKVLEEKLIILNYEEQEQVHDDTKSTEYLCEENGNGYHDHDVDNHGGQVNGYANGHANGKHHEGIKIMGAKAKSLLPLFDAMSTEEDVELSGDELEFSPMQHISAEKANSDKKKLALEEEVDHVYERLQVLEADREFLKHCISSLRKGDKGLELLQEILQHLRDLRNVELRVRNMGDLAV, encoded by the exons atgGCTGCTAACAAGTTTGCAACCATGTTACACAGGAACACCAACAAGATCACCCTTGTTCTTGTCTATGCCATCCTTGAATGGAttctcatcctcctccttctcctcaatTCTCTCTTCTCCTACCTCATCATAAAGTTTGCAGATTTATTTGGCCTCAAGAGACCCTGCATGTGGTGCACCAGAATCGATCATCTCATAGAGCCTGCAAAATTCAACAAGAGTTTATGCAAGGATCTTGTTTGTGAAGCTCATGCCTCTGAGATTTCCAAGCTTGGATTCTGCTCCAACCATCACAAGTTGGCTGAATCATACCACATGTGTGAGGATTGCTCATCTTCATCTCAACCAAATTATGCCAAATTGTCTCAAAGCTTTGGTTTCTTCCCATGGATGAAGCAAATTGGTGTGGCTGATGACAGGGCTATTGAGAAAACAGAGGAGCCTCTGAGTTGTTCTTGTTGTGGCACCAACTTGGACAGCAGATTCTACCCTCCTTGCATTCTGATCAAGCCTTCTCTTGATGTTTTAGGGTATAGCCAGAAGCAGAATTTGCTCACAGAGCGTGGCGTTGACACGGAGGTTGACGATGGCGATCGCTCAGATCACAGCAGATCAGATGAACAGAGCACTGAAGAAAACAGGGGAGGTGACTTGGTTTTTGAGATTGATCAGTGCTCTGGTAGAAGAACAGAGGAAGCAGGGGAGAGTTGTGCTTGTTCTGTTTGTGATGGCTTGGATTTTAGTttagagaaagggaaagaagcCATTGAAGAGGAAGCAGAAGCTTTGATAGTTTCTGAGGAAAAGAATGATGATCAGGCCTGTGAGAAGAACACTACTTCTCAAGTTGATTGCACTGAGGGGGAGACGACTCTGGAAATTCCAAACAAACATCTTGAATTTTTCATTCATGGTGATGATTGCAGGTTGATTCCTGTTGAATTTGACTCTGCTGCCACAGAAGATGCAAATCAAAGTAGGTATAAGGCCAATGGCGAAGATTTTATTCTGGATTTTGACACGAGTGCTGATGCTGAAGCTGCGCCGGTTATTGAGAATTGGCACATTTCTGGGGAGGAAACTGTGGCAGAATTTTCATGCCAAGAGAATACAAAGGCCTTCAAGGTCAATGAGATTGAATCAATTCAATTACAAGAAGAGGAACAACATTTGGAGCAAGATTATCAAGATGTGAAGATTGCTGAAACCACTGAAGATTTGCACAAGGATGATAATGCTGAACCAAACATGGAAAGAAGAGATGGAGAATCATGTTCAGATGTTTCAACAG CGTCTGAAGATGGATCGCAGTTGCAGGGAGAGGAATTTGAAGCAGAAGTGTCCATAGGGACTGAAATTCCTGATCAGGAGCAAGTTGATGAGTATCAAAGCCAAGATATTGTTTTGGATACAAGTCAAAGGATACAAGAAGATCCATCTACTAGCACAGTCAGTTATCAAGTCCAGGATCATAGTG TAGGCCATGAGAAATTAGAAGAATTTGTGGAATTCAAAACCATGTCACTTGAAGTGAGAATGCCAACAGTAAATAACCACTTTTCGGAGTCTTCTGAGATTCATGAGAATGAGGAAGAAAGGGTTCCTGAGACCCCAACTTCAGTGGAGAGTCTGCATCAAATACACAAGAAACTACTACTCCTTGACAGGAAAGAATCTGGAACAGAAGAGTCGTTGGATGGAAGCGTTGTAAGTGATCTAGAATGCGGCGAGGTATCCATTGAGAAGCTAAAATCAGCATTGAAATCAGAAAGGAAGGCTTTAAGCACTCTATATGCAGAActagaagaagagagaagtgcATCTGCCGTGGCGGCAAATCAAACAATGGCAATGATAAATAGGCTTCAAGAAGAGAAAGCAGCAATGCAGATGGAAGCTTTGCAGTATCAGAGAATGATGGAAGAACAATCTGAGTATGATCAAGAGGCATTGCAGCTTCTGAATGAGCTTATGATGAAGAGGGAGAAAGAGAAGCAAGAGCTAGAAAAGGAGCTTGAAGTGTATAGGAAAAAGGTTCATGAATATGAGGTAAGGGAAAAAATGTTGATGATGTCAAGAAATGGTAGCAGTATAAGAAGCAGAACTTCATCTCCCTCTTGCAGCATTGCTGAAGATAGCGATGGATTATCTATCGATTTGAGTCATGAAGCGAAGGAAGAAAATGGATTTTGTAGCAGCCAGCAAGAATGCAGCAACAACCAGAACACACCTGTGGATGCAGTCTTGTATTTGGAGGAATCATTGGCAAACTTTGAACAAGAGAGGCTATCAATTATAGAACAGTTGAAGGTACTGGAAGAGAAGCTTATTATATTGAACTATGAAGAGCAAGAGCAAGTTCATGATGATACAAAATCAACAGAATATCTTTGTGAGGAGAATGGGAATGGATATCATGATCATGATGTTGATAATCATGGAGGTCAGGTAAATGGATATGCAAATGGGCATGCAAATGGTAAGCATCATGAAGGGATAAAAATCATGGGTGCAAAAGCCAAGAGTCTTCTCCCACTTTTTGATGCAATGAGCACAGAAGAAGATGTGGAGTTGAGTGGAGATGAGTTAGAATTTTCTCCCATGCAACACATTTCGGCAGAAAAGGCTAATTCGGATAAGAAAAAGCTTGCTCTAGAAGAGGAAGTGGATCATGTTTATGAGAGACTACAGGTGTTGGAGGCAGATAGAGAGTTTCTAAAGCATTGTATCAGCTCCTTGAGAAAAGGGGACAAAGGGTTAGAGCTTCTTCAAGAAATTCTACAACATCTTCGTGATCTCAGGAATGTGGAACTCAGAGTGAGGAACATGGGAGATCTTGCAGTGTAA